The genomic stretch GAAGTAAAGTTTGAAATGCCAAAAAATTGTCCGGTGTGCCAGTCTGATGTTGTAAGAGAAGAAAATGAGGTGGCGTTCAGGTGTGTTAATATTGATTGTTCTGCACGCTTATTCAGGAACATTGTCCATTTTGCGTCCAGGGATGCCATGAATATTGAAGGATTAGGTCCTGCAATAATTGAAGCTTTAATGAACCAGGGATTTTTGAAAGGTATTGCGGATATATACTATCTTCACCAGAAAAAAGATGAATTAATTGATATGGAAAGAATGGGGAAAAAATCTGTTGAAAACCTCTTAAATTCTATCGAGAGGTCAAAATTGAATAATATTGATCGACTTATATATGGCTTTGGAATAAGGCATATTGGTTTGAGGGCAGCCCAGCTGTTAAGTGAGAGATTCAGTTCTATCGATGAGTTGATGAATGCTTCTGTAGAAGATATTATGAAGATAGATGAGTTTGGTGAAAAAATGGCTCGAAGTGTCGTTGTATTCTTCAGGCAAAAACGCACCCGTGAAATTATAGAGAGGCTTAGAGCATCAGGAGTAAATCTTCAAAGTACTAAAAAGAAGGAAATAGCCGACGACAGGTTTAAAGACCTGACTTTTGTTTTAACAGGCACTCTATCTGGGTTTACCAGAAGTGAAGCAACAGCTATTATTGAAAGTTTTGGAGGAAAAACTTCAAACAGCGTGTCAAAAAAGACAGATTATGTACTGGTAGGTGAAGATGCAGGAAGCAAATTGGATAAAGCCCGCAAGTTAGGTGTAAAAATTATTAGCGAAGAGGAATTCAAAAAAATGATATTAAAGTAAGCCTTGAGGGGTAAAGGGACGCGGTTCCCAGCCTTTTTCTCCTAATACGTGAAGCTCTTTGAAGCCTATATCAACTAGAGTTTTTGCAGTGTCCTTAAACCAGGCAGTAACATGAGAAGGTGAATGGGCGTCTGAACTTAAAGTAATTGGGATTTTCAGTTTAAGACATTGTTCCAGTATCCATGGGCTTGGATACGTAGTGTCAATGTAATTCCTTGACATTCCTCCAGTATTGACTTCAATAATTAAATCGCTTTTGGAAATTAATAACAGGGTATTCTCAACAATATCTTTATACCATTTTTCTTCTTCAGAAAAGAATTTGCTGTTTCGGTTATTTTTTTTTATTAAATCAAAATGCCCTACTATGTCAAAACTCCCAATTCTCACCATATCCTGCAAAATAAGATAATATGCCTCAACAGCTTTTCTGGCATCTCCGCTGTAGGCATCTTTTATACCGATCAGAAACTCTTTTTCTCCTGCATCTACAGGTATCAACTGTCCTGAATGATACTCGCCTATATAATGGACTGAACCTATAGAATAATCAAGTTTCATGGAGTCCTTATATTCATGCATGTTAGTCCCTGCAACCCCCGGTATATAGTCTATTTCTAAACCAAGTTTTATATTAATTTTTCCCGTATAATTTTCCTGAAGAGATCTTACAATACTTGGGTATTCTTTTTCTATCTCTTTGGTCATAGTCCAGCCTGGATAAAAGGGTAAAAAGGCATGACACGAAAATCCCAGAGTTTCTACGCACCTCTTTATTGCTTCCTCAATATAATCTTCAGGTTTTCCGGTACCATGGCAAAGATTACAATGTGTGTGAAAATTAGCCCATCTCATTTTGCTATTACTCCTGCTCTGATTTTTGCAAAATTTTAGTCCAGGTATCTTTCAAGGTAACTGTCCTGTTGAACACTAAATGATTATCTTTTGAATCTTTAACATCGACAGCAAAATAGCCTAGCCTTAAGAACTGGTAATAATCTCCAGGCTTTGCATTGGCAAGTGAAGGTTCCAGTTTGCATGAAGTTAATACTTGCAAAGAATTAGGGTTATAAAAATCCAGAAAATCTTTTCCTTCACTTTCATCATCAGGATTCGGTACTGTAAATAAGTTATCATAAAGGCGAACT from Bacillota bacterium encodes the following:
- a CDS encoding histidinol-phosphatase gives rise to the protein MRWANFHTHCNLCHGTGKPEDYIEEAIKRCVETLGFSCHAFLPFYPGWTMTKEIEKEYPSIVRSLQENYTGKINIKLGLEIDYIPGVAGTNMHEYKDSMKLDYSIGSVHYIGEYHSGQLIPVDAGEKEFLIGIKDAYSGDARKAVEAYYLILQDMVRIGSFDIVGHFDLIKKNNRNSKFFSEEEKWYKDIVENTLLLISKSDLIIEVNTGGMSRNYIDTTYPSPWILEQCLKLKIPITLSSDAHSPSHVTAWFKDTAKTLVDIGFKELHVLGEKGWEPRPFTPQGLL